One genomic segment of Streptomyces liangshanensis includes these proteins:
- a CDS encoding MFS transporter — protein sequence MTAETVDRTEEPDGSGGAEEARARRREQRGWYFYDFACSVYSTSVLTVFLGPYLTSVAKSAADADGFVHPLGIPVRAGSVFAYSVSLSLVVAVLVMPLAGAAADRTGRKKPLLAASAYLGATATAGMFFLDGDRYLLGVLLLVVANASLSVSMVLYNAYLPQIAGPEERDAVSSRGWAFGYTSGALVLVLNLVLYTGHDSFGVSESVAVRICLASAGVWWGAFTLVPLRRLRDRAVPGHGEGAAVTGWRQLVNTLRDMRRHPLTLSFLLAYLVYNDGIQTVISQASIYGSEELGLDQTTLITAVLLVQILAVAGALGMGRLARSYGAKRTILGSLVVWTLILGAGYFLPAGTPVAFYALAAAIGLVLGGSQALSRSLFSHLVPRGKEAEYFSAYEMSDRGLSWLGPLVFGLAYQLTGSYRDAIISLVVFFVVGSVLLARVPVGRAIAAAGNPVPARI from the coding sequence GTGACCGCCGAGACCGTGGACCGTACCGAAGAGCCGGACGGCTCCGGCGGAGCGGAGGAGGCACGCGCCCGCAGGCGTGAGCAACGGGGCTGGTACTTCTACGACTTCGCCTGCTCCGTCTACTCGACGAGCGTGCTCACCGTGTTCCTCGGCCCGTACCTCACGTCGGTGGCGAAGTCGGCCGCCGACGCGGACGGGTTCGTGCATCCGCTGGGCATCCCGGTGCGCGCGGGCTCGGTGTTCGCTTACTCCGTGTCCCTGTCGCTCGTGGTGGCGGTGCTGGTGATGCCGCTGGCGGGCGCGGCGGCGGACCGTACGGGACGCAAGAAGCCGCTGCTGGCGGCCTCCGCGTACCTGGGGGCGACCGCCACGGCCGGCATGTTCTTCCTGGACGGCGACCGCTATCTGCTGGGCGTGCTGCTGCTGGTGGTGGCGAACGCCTCGCTGTCCGTCTCGATGGTCCTGTACAACGCGTACCTCCCCCAGATAGCCGGGCCCGAGGAGCGCGACGCCGTCTCCTCCCGGGGATGGGCTTTCGGTTACACCTCGGGCGCCCTGGTGCTGGTGCTGAACCTCGTGCTGTACACGGGGCACGACTCGTTCGGGGTCTCGGAGTCGGTGGCCGTGCGGATCTGTCTCGCCTCGGCCGGTGTCTGGTGGGGCGCCTTCACGCTCGTCCCGCTGCGGCGGCTGCGGGACCGGGCGGTACCGGGCCACGGCGAGGGGGCGGCCGTCACCGGCTGGCGGCAGTTGGTCAACACCCTGCGGGACATGCGCCGCCATCCGCTGACCCTGTCGTTCCTGCTCGCCTACCTGGTCTACAACGACGGTATCCAGACGGTGATCTCGCAGGCCTCGATCTACGGCTCCGAGGAACTGGGCCTGGACCAGACGACGCTGATCACGGCGGTGCTGCTGGTGCAGATCCTCGCCGTGGCGGGCGCGCTCGGCATGGGCAGGCTGGCCAGGTCGTACGGCGCCAAGCGGACGATCCTCGGCTCGCTGGTGGTCTGGACGCTGATCCTCGGGGCGGGGTACTTCCTGCCCGCCGGGACGCCGGTGGCGTTCTACGCGCTGGCGGCGGCGATCGGGCTGGTGCTGGGCGGCAGCCAGGCGCTGTCCCGCTCGCTCTTCTCCCACCTGGTGCCGCGCGGCAAGGAGGCCGAGTACTTCTCCGCGTACGAGATGAGCGACCGCGGGCTGAGCTGGCTGGGGCCCCTGGTGTTCGGGCTCGCGTATCAGCTCACGGGGAGTTACCGGGATGCGATCATCTCCCTGGTGGTGTTCTTCGTCGTGGGGTCCGTGCTGCTGGCGAGGGTGCCGGTGGGGCGGGCGATCGCCGCGGCCGGCAACCCCGTACCGGCACGGATTTAG
- a CDS encoding polyprenol monophosphomannose synthase — translation MNDGGQRRYGPLGKALVIIPTYNEAENIGPIVSRVRAAVPEADILIADDNSPDGTGKLADELAAEDGQVQVLHRKGKEGLGAAYLAGFQWGLEHGYGVLVEMDADGSHQPEELPRLLTGLKSADLVLGSRWMPGGRIVNWPKNREFLSRGASTYSRLLLGVPIRDVTGGFRAFRAETLEGLGLAAVSSQGYCFQIDLARRAIEAGFTVVEVPITFVEREVGDSKMSKDIVVEALWKVTAWGVESRANRLLGRKPS, via the coding sequence GTGAACGACGGTGGTCAGAGGCGGTACGGCCCGCTCGGTAAAGCCTTGGTGATCATCCCGACCTACAACGAGGCCGAGAACATCGGGCCGATCGTCTCCCGGGTCCGCGCCGCGGTGCCCGAGGCCGACATCCTGATCGCCGACGACAACAGCCCCGACGGCACCGGCAAGCTCGCGGACGAGCTCGCCGCCGAGGACGGCCAGGTCCAGGTCCTGCACCGCAAGGGCAAGGAAGGGCTGGGAGCGGCCTATCTGGCCGGCTTCCAGTGGGGCCTGGAGCACGGCTACGGCGTCCTGGTCGAGATGGACGCGGACGGCTCCCACCAGCCCGAGGAGCTGCCCCGGCTGCTGACCGGGCTCAAGAGCGCGGACCTCGTCCTCGGCTCGCGCTGGATGCCGGGCGGGCGGATCGTCAACTGGCCCAAGAACCGGGAGTTCCTCTCCCGGGGCGCCAGCACCTATTCGCGGCTCCTCCTCGGTGTCCCGATCCGGGACGTCACCGGCGGCTTCCGCGCCTTCCGGGCCGAGACGCTGGAAGGACTCGGCCTCGCCGCCGTCTCCTCCCAGGGCTACTGCTTCCAGATCGACCTGGCCCGGCGCGCGATCGAGGCCGGGTTCACGGTCGTGGAGGTCCCGATCACGTTCGTGGAGCGCGAGGTCGGCGACTCCAAGATGAGCAAGGACATCGTCGTCGAGGCGCTCTGGAAGGTCACCGCCTGGGGCGTCGAGTCCCGGGCGAACCGCCTGCTCGGCCGCAAGCCGTCCTGA
- a CDS encoding RNA polymerase-binding protein RbpA, which produces MSERALRGTRLVVTSYETDRGIDLAPRQAVEYACENGHRFEMPFSVEADIPPEWECKACGAQALLVDGDGPEEKKGKPARTHWDMLMERRTREELEEVLAERLAVLRSGAMNIAVHPRDSRKSA; this is translated from the coding sequence ATGAGTGAGCGAGCTCTCCGCGGCACGCGACTCGTGGTTACCAGCTACGAGACGGACCGCGGCATCGATCTGGCCCCGCGCCAGGCGGTGGAGTACGCATGCGAGAACGGACATCGATTCGAGATGCCGTTCTCGGTGGAGGCGGACATCCCGCCGGAGTGGGAGTGCAAGGCGTGTGGCGCCCAGGCACTCCTGGTCGACGGAGATGGCCCCGAGGAGAAGAAGGGCAAGCCTGCGCGTACGCACTGGGACATGCTCATGGAGCGGCGCACACGCGAGGAGTTGGAGGAGGTGCTGGCCGAACGGCTGGCAGTCCTGCGCTCCGGCGCCATGAACATCGCCGTGCACCCGCGGGACAGCCGCAAGTCGGCCTGA
- a CDS encoding acyl-CoA dehydrogenase family protein, whose amino-acid sequence MSDRAPKPVERHLPTEESEDLLALVRDIAQREIAPAAAEEEEAGHFPRRLFTLLSESGLLGLPYDSAHGGGDQPYEVYLQVLEELAAARLTVGLGVSVHSLASYALAGFGSKEQQAEHLPAMLGGGLLGAYCLSEPTSGSDAASLRTRAVRDGDDWVITGTKSWITHGGVADFCTVLARTGPDGARGITAFLVPGDAPGLQAAAPEKKMGMKGSPTAQLHFDGVRVADDRRIGEEGQGFAIALASLDSGRLGIAACAVGLAQAALDEAMAYATGRQQFGRPIADFQGLRFLIADMATRIEAGRALYLAAARLRDAGLPFSRQAAMAKLFCTDAAMSVTTDAVQVLGGYGYTLDFPVERYMREAKVLQIVEGTNQIQRMVIARQLLGPESR is encoded by the coding sequence ATGTCCGACCGCGCCCCGAAGCCGGTGGAACGTCACCTGCCCACCGAGGAGTCCGAGGACCTTCTCGCGCTCGTACGCGACATCGCCCAACGGGAGATCGCCCCCGCGGCCGCCGAGGAGGAGGAAGCGGGACACTTCCCGCGCCGCCTCTTCACCCTGCTCTCCGAGTCGGGCCTGCTCGGCCTTCCCTACGACTCCGCCCACGGCGGCGGGGACCAGCCGTACGAGGTGTACCTCCAGGTCCTCGAAGAACTCGCCGCCGCCCGCCTCACCGTCGGCCTCGGCGTCAGCGTCCACTCCCTGGCCTCCTACGCGCTCGCCGGGTTCGGCAGCAAGGAGCAGCAGGCGGAACACCTCCCCGCGATGCTGGGCGGCGGCCTGCTGGGCGCCTACTGCCTCTCCGAGCCCACCTCCGGGTCCGACGCCGCCTCGCTGCGCACGCGCGCCGTCCGGGACGGCGACGACTGGGTCATCACCGGCACCAAGTCCTGGATCACCCACGGCGGCGTCGCGGACTTCTGCACGGTCCTCGCGAGGACCGGCCCCGACGGCGCGCGCGGCATCACCGCGTTCCTCGTACCGGGCGATGCCCCAGGGCTCCAGGCCGCCGCCCCGGAGAAGAAGATGGGCATGAAGGGCTCGCCCACCGCCCAACTCCACTTCGACGGGGTACGGGTGGCGGACGACCGCCGCATCGGCGAGGAGGGGCAGGGCTTCGCGATCGCGCTGGCCTCGCTCGACTCGGGCCGCCTCGGCATCGCCGCGTGCGCCGTCGGCCTCGCGCAGGCGGCGCTGGACGAGGCCATGGCGTACGCGACCGGCAGGCAGCAGTTCGGCCGTCCCATCGCGGACTTCCAGGGGCTGCGCTTCCTGATCGCGGACATGGCGACGCGGATCGAGGCCGGCCGCGCGCTCTACCTCGCCGCCGCGCGCCTGCGCGACGCCGGGCTGCCGTTCTCCCGGCAGGCCGCGATGGCCAAGCTGTTCTGCACGGACGCGGCCATGAGCGTCACCACCGACGCGGTACAGGTGCTCGGCGGTTACGGCTACACGCTGGACTTCCCCGTCGAGCGCTACATGCGCGAGGCGAAGGTGCTCCAGATCGTGGAGGGCACCAACCAGATCCAGCGGATGGTGATCGCCCGTCAACTCCTCGGGCCCGAGAGCCGCTGA
- a CDS encoding Lrp/AsnC family transcriptional regulator: protein MEELDRQIVELLVKDGRMSYTDLGKATGLSTSAVHQRVRRLEQRGVIRGYAAVVDPEAVGLPLTAFISVKPFDPSAPDDIADRLASVPEIEACHSVAGDENYILKVRVATPLELEHLLTRIRGLAGVSTRTTVVLSTPYEARPPRM from the coding sequence ATGGAGGAGCTGGATCGTCAGATCGTGGAGTTGCTCGTCAAGGACGGCCGGATGAGCTACACCGACCTGGGCAAGGCCACCGGCCTGTCCACGTCGGCCGTGCACCAGCGGGTACGGCGGCTGGAGCAGCGCGGCGTCATCCGCGGCTACGCGGCCGTGGTCGACCCCGAGGCCGTCGGCCTGCCGCTGACCGCCTTCATCTCCGTGAAACCGTTCGACCCGAGCGCCCCCGACGACATCGCGGACCGCCTCGCGTCCGTCCCCGAGATCGAGGCCTGCCACAGCGTCGCCGGGGACGAGAACTACATCCTCAAGGTCCGCGTCGCCACCCCCCTGGAGCTGGAGCACCTCCTGACCCGGATCCGCGGCCTGGCCGGCGTCTCCACCCGGACGACGGTGGTCCTCTCCACCCCGTACGAGGCGCGCCCGCCCCGCATGTGA
- a CDS encoding YczE/YyaS/YitT family protein translates to MSTSAGLRGIHLTRRLLQLASGLALYGASAALLVRGGLGLEPWGVLHQGLSERSGLSMGVVSIIVGATVLLLWIPLRQRPGLGTVSNVFVVGLAMDATLALVPDAHGLPARITLMVAGIVLNGVATGLYIAARFGPGPRDGLMTGLNRVTGRSIRLVRTSIEIAVVATGFALGGSVGIGTVAYALAIGPLAQLFLRVFAVPPAPAGSPVVAAGSPEQAILRP, encoded by the coding sequence ATGTCCACCTCCGCCGGCCTCCGGGGCATCCATCTCACCCGTCGGCTGCTCCAGCTCGCCTCGGGTCTCGCGCTGTACGGGGCGAGCGCGGCGCTGCTGGTCCGCGGCGGCCTCGGGCTGGAACCGTGGGGGGTGCTGCACCAGGGGCTGTCCGAGCGCTCGGGCCTGTCGATGGGGGTCGTCTCGATCATCGTGGGGGCCACCGTGCTGCTGCTGTGGATCCCCCTGCGGCAGCGCCCGGGGCTCGGCACGGTCTCCAACGTCTTCGTGGTCGGCCTCGCCATGGACGCCACCCTCGCCCTCGTCCCCGACGCCCACGGCCTGCCCGCCCGGATCACCCTGATGGTGGCGGGCATCGTCCTCAACGGCGTGGCGACCGGCCTGTACATCGCGGCCCGCTTCGGCCCCGGTCCGCGCGACGGTCTGATGACCGGCCTGAACCGGGTGACCGGCCGCTCGATCCGGCTGGTCCGTACGTCCATCGAGATCGCCGTGGTGGCCACCGGCTTCGCCCTCGGCGGCTCCGTCGGCATCGGCACGGTGGCCTACGCGCTCGCCATAGGACCGCTGGCGCAGCTCTTCCTTCGTGTCTTCGCCGTCCCCCCGGCGCCCGCGGGCAGCCCTGTCGTCGCCGCCGGGTCACCGGAGCAGGCCATACTGCGCCCGTGA
- a CDS encoding amidohydrolase, whose amino-acid sequence MTESETRTVLLRGGEVHSPADPFATAMVVERGHVAWVGSEGAADAFATGVDEVVDLEGALVTPAFTDAHVHTTATGLALTGLDLTGARSLGDAVGLVRAHATAHPGGRILLGHGWDSARWPERRPPTRAELDEATGGRPLYLTRVDVHSAVATTALLDLVPGVTSLTGYDQEGPLTAAAHHAVREAAHAAVSPQQRTDAQRAARTHAASLGIGTLHECAGPDISDEDDLTALLALAAGEPGPRVHGYWAEAISDGKGAARVRELGAVGAAGDLFVDGSLGSHTAHLSEPYADAPHTGTAHLDAAAVAAHVTACTEAGLQAGFHAIGDAAVGAVVDGVRAAAERLGLARIRAARHRVEHAEMLVPETIAAFAELGLTASVQPAFDAAWGGEDGMYAERLGRARARTLNPYAALLRAGVPLAFGSDSPVTPLDPWGTVRAAAFHRTPEHRISVRAAFTAHTRGGWRVLGRDDAGTLVPGAPADYAVWRTGALVVQAPDDRVSRWSTDPRSGTPGLPDLTPGGPLPVCLRTVVAGQTVFVGPKE is encoded by the coding sequence ATGACCGAGAGCGAAACCCGCACCGTGCTCCTGCGCGGCGGAGAAGTCCACAGCCCCGCCGACCCCTTCGCCACCGCCATGGTGGTCGAGCGCGGCCACGTCGCCTGGGTGGGCTCGGAAGGGGCGGCCGACGCCTTCGCCACCGGGGTGGACGAGGTCGTCGACCTCGAAGGCGCCCTGGTCACCCCCGCGTTCACCGACGCCCACGTCCACACCACCGCGACGGGCCTCGCGCTCACGGGCCTCGACCTGACCGGCGCGCGGAGCCTGGGCGACGCGGTCGGGCTCGTACGCGCCCACGCGACCGCGCACCCCGGCGGACGGATCCTCCTCGGCCACGGCTGGGACTCCGCCCGCTGGCCCGAGCGGCGGCCCCCGACCCGCGCCGAACTGGACGAGGCGACGGGCGGCCGGCCCCTCTACCTGACGCGCGTCGACGTGCACTCCGCCGTCGCCACCACCGCCCTCCTCGATTTGGTCCCCGGCGTCACCTCCCTCACCGGGTACGACCAGGAGGGCCCGCTGACGGCCGCCGCCCACCACGCCGTCCGGGAGGCCGCCCACGCCGCCGTCTCGCCCCAGCAGCGCACCGACGCCCAGCGCGCGGCACGTACCCACGCCGCCTCGCTCGGCATCGGCACCCTGCACGAATGCGCCGGGCCCGACATCTCCGACGAGGACGACCTCACCGCGCTCCTGGCCCTGGCCGCCGGCGAACCGGGACCCCGGGTCCACGGCTACTGGGCCGAGGCGATCAGCGACGGGAAGGGCGCCGCGCGGGTACGGGAACTCGGCGCCGTCGGCGCGGCCGGCGACCTCTTCGTGGACGGCTCCCTCGGCTCCCACACGGCCCACCTGTCCGAGCCGTACGCGGACGCCCCGCACACCGGCACCGCCCACCTGGACGCCGCCGCCGTCGCGGCCCACGTCACCGCCTGCACCGAGGCCGGCCTCCAGGCCGGGTTCCACGCCATCGGGGACGCCGCCGTCGGCGCCGTCGTGGACGGGGTGCGCGCCGCCGCCGAGCGGCTGGGCCTGGCCAGGATCAGGGCCGCCAGGCACCGCGTGGAGCACGCCGAGATGCTCGTCCCCGAGACGATCGCCGCCTTCGCGGAACTGGGCCTCACCGCCTCCGTCCAGCCCGCCTTCGACGCGGCCTGGGGCGGCGAGGACGGCATGTACGCCGAACGGCTGGGCCGGGCACGGGCCAGGACGCTCAACCCCTATGCGGCCCTGCTGCGCGCGGGCGTCCCGCTCGCCTTCGGCTCGGACAGCCCGGTCACCCCGCTCGACCCCTGGGGCACGGTCCGCGCGGCCGCCTTCCACCGCACGCCGGAGCACCGGATCTCCGTACGCGCCGCCTTCACCGCCCACACCCGGGGCGGCTGGCGGGTCCTCGGCCGCGACGACGCCGGTACGCTCGTGCCGGGCGCCCCCGCCGACTACGCCGTCTGGCGCACCGGCGCGCTGGTCGTCCAGGCCCCGGACGACCGGGTCTCCCGCTGGTCCACCGACCCCCGCTCGGGGACGCCGGGGCTGCCCGATCTCACGCCGGGCGGCCCGCTGCCGGTGTGCCTGCGGACCGTCGTGGCCGGACAAACGGTGTTTGTGGGACCGAAAGAGTGA
- the fxsA gene encoding FxsA family membrane protein, with amino-acid sequence MTTGHPGPPRTPPKRSRARTLIPLGLALWVVLEIWLLIFVAGVSGGLTILALLLGGVVVGAVVIKSAGRRAFANLTATLQRQQQAQQAGPAAVAPPEGHGSTGNGFLMLGGLLIMIPGLITDVLGLLLLIPFVRKALGRYAERSLERRMSAVAPPGSLGDVFQQARMRQPDGKVVQGEVIRHDEPRPPEDNGPRPPLSR; translated from the coding sequence ATGACGACCGGACATCCTGGACCTCCCCGGACCCCGCCCAAGCGCTCCCGTGCCCGCACGCTGATCCCGCTGGGCCTCGCTCTGTGGGTGGTGCTGGAGATCTGGCTGCTGATCTTCGTCGCCGGGGTCTCCGGGGGTCTCACGATCCTCGCGCTGCTCCTCGGCGGGGTGGTGGTCGGCGCGGTGGTGATCAAGAGCGCCGGCCGGCGGGCCTTCGCCAACCTGACGGCGACCCTCCAGCGCCAGCAGCAGGCCCAGCAGGCGGGTCCCGCCGCCGTGGCGCCGCCCGAGGGGCACGGGTCCACCGGCAACGGGTTCCTGATGCTGGGCGGCCTGCTGATCATGATCCCCGGGCTGATCACGGACGTGCTGGGCCTGCTCCTGCTCATCCCGTTCGTGCGCAAGGCGCTGGGGCGGTACGCGGAGCGGTCGCTCGAACGCCGGATGAGCGCCGTGGCGCCCCCCGGCAGCCTCGGCGACGTCTTCCAGCAGGCCCGGATGCGGCAGCCGGACGGCAAGGTGGTGCAGGGCGAGGTCATCCGGCACGACGAGCCGCGCCCGCCGGAGGACAACGGCCCCCGGCCGCCGCTCTCCCGGTAG
- a CDS encoding PLP-dependent aminotransferase family protein has translation MAQWTSAVGAAQLARQLKTQHERPAGPNSRRPPAYRALAEGIRLLVLEGRVPVAARLPAERELAVALSVSRTTVAAAYEALRAEGFLESRRGAGSWTAVPAGSPLPARGLEPLPPEALGSMIDLGTAALPAPEPWLTRGVQGALEELPRYAHTHGRYPAGLLALRQTVADRYTARGIPTMPEQIMITTGAMGAIDAICQLFAGQGERIAVESPSYANILQLMRQAGARLVPVAMAEGLAGWDLPRWRQVMRDAAPRIAYVVADFHNPTGALADDDQRRQLVDAARSAGTVLVVDETMVELPLDEGLEMPRPVCGFDPAGSTVLTVGSASKAFWAGLSIGWVRAAPEVIRSLVSARAYADLGTPVLEQLAVNWLMRSGEWEDAVAFRRGQARGNRDAMVSAVRELLPDWEFEVPRGGLTLWARTGGLSGSRLAEVGERVGVRVPSGPRFGVDGAFEGYVRLPFTVGGPVALEAATRLAAAATLVRGGAGTDTPKSFVA, from the coding sequence ATGGCGCAGTGGACCTCTGCGGTCGGCGCGGCGCAGCTCGCCCGGCAGCTCAAGACGCAGCACGAACGGCCCGCGGGGCCGAACAGCCGCCGGCCCCCGGCCTACCGGGCGCTCGCGGAGGGGATCCGGCTGCTGGTCCTGGAGGGCCGGGTGCCGGTCGCCGCGCGGCTGCCCGCGGAAAGGGAGCTGGCCGTCGCGTTGTCGGTGAGCCGTACGACGGTGGCCGCCGCGTACGAGGCGCTGCGCGCCGAGGGCTTCCTGGAGTCACGCAGGGGCGCGGGCAGCTGGACGGCGGTCCCGGCGGGCAGTCCACTGCCGGCCCGTGGACTGGAACCGCTGCCGCCCGAGGCGCTGGGCTCGATGATCGACCTGGGTACGGCGGCGCTGCCCGCGCCCGAGCCGTGGCTCACCCGGGGCGTCCAGGGTGCCCTGGAGGAGCTGCCGCGGTACGCGCACACGCACGGGCGCTACCCGGCGGGGCTGCTGGCGCTGCGGCAGACGGTCGCCGACCGGTACACGGCCCGGGGCATCCCGACCATGCCGGAACAGATCATGATCACCACCGGCGCGATGGGCGCGATCGACGCGATCTGCCAGCTCTTCGCGGGCCAGGGCGAGCGGATCGCGGTCGAGTCGCCGTCGTACGCGAACATCCTCCAGCTGATGCGCCAGGCGGGGGCCCGGCTGGTGCCGGTCGCGATGGCCGAGGGGCTGGCGGGCTGGGACCTGCCGCGCTGGCGTCAGGTGATGCGGGACGCGGCGCCCCGGATCGCGTACGTCGTGGCCGACTTCCACAACCCGACCGGGGCCCTGGCCGACGACGACCAGCGGCGCCAGCTGGTCGACGCGGCGCGCTCGGCGGGCACGGTGCTCGTCGTGGACGAGACCATGGTCGAACTGCCCCTGGACGAGGGCCTGGAGATGCCGCGGCCGGTCTGCGGGTTCGACCCGGCGGGCAGCACGGTGCTGACGGTCGGCTCGGCGAGCAAGGCGTTCTGGGCGGGGCTCAGCATCGGGTGGGTGCGGGCGGCGCCCGAGGTCATCCGGTCGTTGGTGTCGGCCAGGGCGTACGCGGACCTCGGCACCCCGGTGCTGGAGCAGCTCGCCGTGAACTGGCTGATGCGCAGCGGCGAGTGGGAGGACGCGGTGGCCTTCCGGCGGGGTCAGGCGCGGGGGAACCGGGACGCGATGGTGTCCGCGGTGCGGGAGCTGCTCCCGGACTGGGAGTTCGAGGTGCCGCGCGGCGGGCTGACCCTGTGGGCGAGGACCGGGGGCCTGTCGGGCTCGCGGCTGGCGGAGGTGGGGGAACGGGTGGGGGTACGGGTCCCCTCGGGCCCCCGCTTCGGCGTCGACGGCGCCTTCGAGGGCTACGTACGCCTCCCGTTCACGGTGGGGGGCCCGGTGGCACTGGAAGCGGCCACCCGCCTCGCGGCGGCGGCCACCCTGGTACGAGGCGGAGCGGGCACGGACACCCCGAAGTCCTTCGTGGCATAG
- a CDS encoding glycerophosphodiester phosphodiesterase, with protein sequence MTHVRHPYLDHPGPIPFAHRGGAADGLENTAAAFRRAESLGYRYFETDVHATADGRLVAFHDTTLDRVTDGHGRIADLPWEEVRQARVAGKEPLPLFADLLDEFPEARWNVDIKAAPALVPLVDLIRRTGCWDRVCVGSFSERRVAAAARLAGPRLATSYGVRGVLGLRLRSYGLPFPVRAGAVSAQVPEAQSGVPVVDERFVRAAHARGLQVHVWTINEADRIDALLDLGVDGIMTDQLETLRTVFTARGVWH encoded by the coding sequence GTGACCCACGTACGCCACCCCTATCTGGACCACCCGGGCCCGATCCCGTTCGCCCACCGCGGCGGCGCGGCCGACGGCCTGGAGAACACGGCCGCCGCCTTCCGCCGGGCCGAGTCCCTCGGCTACCGCTACTTCGAAACCGACGTGCACGCCACCGCGGACGGCCGGCTGGTCGCGTTCCACGACACCACCCTCGACCGGGTGACGGACGGGCACGGCAGGATCGCCGACCTCCCCTGGGAGGAGGTGCGGCAGGCGCGGGTGGCGGGCAAGGAACCGCTGCCCCTCTTCGCGGACCTGCTGGACGAGTTCCCGGAGGCCCGCTGGAACGTGGACATCAAGGCGGCCCCCGCCCTGGTCCCGCTGGTCGACCTGATCCGCAGGACGGGCTGCTGGGACCGGGTCTGCGTGGGGTCGTTCTCCGAGCGCCGGGTGGCGGCCGCGGCGCGGCTCGCGGGTCCGCGCCTGGCCACCTCGTACGGGGTACGGGGCGTGCTGGGCCTGCGGCTCCGCTCGTACGGGCTCCCCTTCCCGGTCCGGGCGGGGGCGGTGTCCGCACAGGTGCCCGAGGCGCAGAGCGGCGTCCCGGTGGTGGACGAGCGCTTCGTGCGCGCGGCCCACGCGCGGGGTCTCCAGGTGCACGTCTGGACGATCAACGAGGCGGATCGGATCGACGCCCTGCTGGACCTCGGCGTGGATGGCATCATGACCGATCAACTGGAAACGCTGCGCACGGTGTTCACCGCGCGGGGAGTCTGGCACTGA
- a CDS encoding ankyrin repeat domain-containing protein — MSEAHDPAVVELATRIFGHARRGESDALAAFVDAGVSPDLSNDRGDSLVMLAAYHGHAPAVELLLARGADPDRPNDRGQTPLAGAVFKGEDAVIRALLAGGADPAGGTPSAVDTARMFGKTELLELFGAA, encoded by the coding sequence ATGAGCGAGGCCCACGACCCGGCGGTGGTGGAGCTGGCGACCAGGATCTTCGGGCACGCCCGGCGGGGTGAGAGCGACGCTCTCGCCGCGTTCGTGGACGCCGGAGTGTCGCCGGACCTCTCCAACGACCGGGGCGACTCCCTCGTCATGCTCGCCGCCTATCACGGGCACGCCCCCGCCGTGGAACTCCTCCTCGCGCGTGGCGCGGACCCGGACCGGCCCAACGACCGCGGCCAGACCCCGCTCGCCGGCGCCGTCTTCAAGGGCGAGGACGCGGTGATCCGCGCCCTGCTGGCCGGCGGCGCCGACCCGGCGGGCGGCACCCCCTCCGCCGTGGATACGGCGCGGATGTTCGGGAAGACGGAGCTCCTGGAGCTGTTCGGGGCCGCGTGA